One region of Flavobacterium sp. KACC 22763 genomic DNA includes:
- a CDS encoding DUF3871 family protein — MEALITTIEQNNNQEPYRLIPVKHNGVTFPGNVQSERHIIPIVTQFPNKPFIEANTTEINLDQLKNNCVIPVFSKDNERTIAHQEFIEIAQESLSKVFPNTNFDKTEIRVSHQIKGRTPGAIHKNVNDLLEHERTQYFERMAFIIRVPSILETINGNEIALTIGGVRSYNLENLYSKKTFEKFKFFIGFQNKVCCNLCVWSDGFVDDMKVYSCQELQSKVLSVIQNYNAEKHLLGMKELSQQSLTENQFAQLIGRTRLYQHLPKTAKSLIPNLNFTDSHINTIVKDYYEDESFSRNQQGDINLWNVYNLFTQANKGSYIDTFLDRNVNAFDFTQGIQKALIGNGDYHWFLN, encoded by the coding sequence ATGGAAGCGCTAATTACAACAATTGAGCAAAACAACAATCAAGAACCATATAGATTAATACCTGTAAAGCATAATGGGGTTACGTTTCCTGGCAATGTTCAATCTGAAAGACATATTATACCAATTGTGACACAATTTCCAAATAAACCTTTTATTGAAGCCAATACTACAGAAATTAACCTAGATCAGTTGAAGAACAACTGCGTTATACCTGTATTTTCAAAAGATAATGAAAGAACAATTGCTCATCAGGAATTTATAGAGATTGCTCAGGAATCGCTTTCAAAAGTGTTTCCAAACACCAATTTTGACAAAACAGAAATTAGAGTAAGCCATCAAATTAAAGGTAGAACACCAGGAGCCATTCATAAAAATGTTAATGATTTATTGGAACATGAGAGAACTCAGTATTTTGAAAGAATGGCTTTCATTATTAGAGTTCCTAGTATTCTAGAAACTATCAATGGTAATGAAATTGCTCTTACTATCGGTGGAGTAAGAAGCTATAATTTGGAGAATTTATACAGCAAAAAGACATTTGAAAAATTCAAGTTTTTCATTGGATTTCAAAATAAAGTTTGTTGTAATTTGTGCGTTTGGAGTGATGGATTTGTGGATGACATGAAAGTTTATTCATGCCAGGAACTGCAAAGCAAGGTTTTATCTGTTATACAAAATTACAATGCTGAAAAACATTTGTTAGGGATGAAAGAGTTATCACAACAGTCTTTGACAGAAAATCAATTCGCTCAATTAATAGGGAGAACAAGATTATATCAACATTTACCAAAAACAGCAAAGTCTTTAATTCCAAATTTAAACTTCACGGATAGTCATATTAATACTATTGTAAAAGATTATTATGAAGATGAAAGTTTTAGTAGAAATCAGCAAGGAGATATAAACTTATGGAATGTATATAATCTCTTTACACAAGCAAACAAAGGCAGTTATATTGATACCTTTCTTGATAGAAATGTGAATGCTTTTGATTTTACTCAGGGTATTCAAAAAGCACTAATTGGTAATGGAGATTATCATTGGTTTTTGAATTGA
- a CDS encoding AAA family ATPase, with protein sequence MQLRKSERKKAKIKMAVQGSSGSGKTYSSLLLAQGLTNGDFSKVAVIDSENGSADLYAHLGQYNVLSLKPPFTPENYIKAIEVCEKAGMEAIIIDSISQSWEELLDYHSSLAGNSFTNWAKVTPRQNAFIDKILQIDAHIIATMRTKQDYVLNQKDGKFIPEKVGLKAIQRNDLDYEFTLVFEIDIKHFAISSKDRTGLFMGKPEFIINSNTGKKILDWCNSGTNLQDARERIKTTRTVEELKVLYNQYSNWRELLEYDFKLQKDTINSNELLLNPKTFSTNGSANYNN encoded by the coding sequence ATGCAATTAAGAAAATCAGAAAGAAAAAAAGCTAAAATAAAAATGGCTGTTCAAGGTAGTAGCGGATCAGGCAAGACATATTCTAGTTTATTATTAGCGCAAGGTTTAACTAATGGAGATTTTAGTAAAGTCGCTGTTATTGATAGCGAAAATGGAAGCGCAGATTTATATGCTCATTTAGGGCAATATAATGTGCTCTCATTAAAACCACCATTTACACCAGAAAATTACATTAAAGCAATTGAAGTGTGCGAAAAGGCAGGTATGGAAGCCATAATTATTGATTCTATTTCTCAGTCATGGGAAGAGTTATTGGATTATCATAGCTCATTAGCAGGGAACTCATTTACTAATTGGGCAAAAGTTACACCAAGACAAAATGCTTTCATTGATAAAATTCTACAAATAGATGCTCACATTATTGCAACTATGAGAACAAAACAGGATTACGTCTTAAATCAAAAAGACGGGAAGTTTATTCCTGAAAAAGTTGGATTAAAAGCCATTCAAAGAAATGATTTAGATTATGAATTTACCTTAGTTTTTGAAATCGACATAAAGCATTTTGCTATCTCAAGTAAAGACAGGACTGGTTTGTTTATGGGAAAACCTGAGTTTATAATAAATTCTAATACAGGTAAAAAGATATTGGATTGGTGTAATAGTGGAACTAATTTACAAGATGCTAGAGAAAGAATTAAAACAACTAGAACAGTTGAGGAATTAAAAGTTCTTTACAATCAATATAGCAATTGGAGAGAATTATTGGAGTATGATTTTAAACTTCAAAAAGATACTATTAACTCAAATGAACTATTGTTAAACCCTAAAACATTTAGTACTAATGGAAGCGCTAATTACAACAATTGA
- a CDS encoding phage antirepressor KilAC domain-containing protein, giving the protein MMDFSKLSSNLDDIVGEMKFYTFSEAAKIINCKGLGQKNLFKLLREKNVLNEYNEPLDNWRNAVFFKVADNRYETPLISTYGINHIKKYFL; this is encoded by the coding sequence ATGATGGATTTTAGTAAGCTTAGTTCCAATTTAGATGATATAGTTGGAGAAATGAAATTTTACACTTTTAGTGAGGCTGCTAAAATTATTAATTGTAAAGGTTTAGGTCAAAAGAATCTTTTTAAGTTATTGAGAGAAAAGAATGTCCTTAATGAGTATAATGAGCCATTAGATAATTGGAGGAATGCTGTCTTTTTTAAAGTTGCGGATAACAGATATGAAACTCCTTTAATATCGACTTATGGTATAAACCATATTAAAAAATATTTTTTGTAA
- a CDS encoding site-specific integrase: MKSTSVKIVLQNKPNAEGLLSVALRITKDRKKKEIGLGFRTKVDEFENERFNKKHKLHKKRNLILSEQVLKALSIIDDFEANKINFSLIDFENKFIGKTKEYVLVFEFFDEVIKDEIKSGKTGNARVYKDTKNSVLKFSKNPHLRFNDITVTFLEKYEVYLRSNNNNDGGIAVKMRQLRALYNDALNRGVASEEFYPFKKYKISKLKGKVTKRALTRDEVKKILNVNMLEYPYLQNSFNYFVFSYYCRGMNFIDIMKLKWSNILGENIYYTRSKTNKQFVIKILEPVKKVLIYYKDLQYNSNYVFPIIVNSNMTPTQLENRKAKTLKKFNKDLKELAKIAGVESNLTSYVIRHSYATNMKFLGVSSDIISQSMGHSNVEITQAYLKEFENETLDNENEKLLNL, translated from the coding sequence ATGAAAAGTACAAGCGTAAAAATTGTATTGCAAAATAAGCCTAATGCTGAAGGTCTTCTTTCTGTAGCATTAAGAATAACAAAAGATAGGAAGAAGAAAGAAATAGGTTTGGGGTTTAGAACTAAAGTTGATGAGTTTGAAAATGAACGTTTTAATAAAAAGCATAAGCTACATAAAAAAAGGAATTTAATTCTATCGGAACAAGTTTTAAAAGCTTTGTCAATTATAGATGACTTTGAAGCTAATAAAATAAATTTTTCATTAATTGATTTTGAAAATAAATTTATAGGTAAAACAAAAGAGTATGTTCTTGTTTTTGAATTCTTTGATGAGGTTATTAAAGATGAAATTAAATCTGGGAAAACTGGAAATGCGAGAGTTTATAAAGACACTAAAAATTCAGTATTAAAATTTTCAAAAAATCCGCATTTAAGATTTAATGATATTACAGTGACCTTTTTAGAAAAATATGAAGTTTATTTAAGATCAAATAATAATAATGATGGTGGAATAGCAGTTAAAATGCGTCAATTAAGAGCATTATACAATGATGCACTTAATAGAGGAGTTGCTAGTGAAGAGTTTTATCCTTTTAAGAAATATAAGATCTCTAAATTAAAAGGCAAGGTAACAAAAAGAGCATTGACAAGAGATGAAGTAAAAAAGATTTTGAATGTAAATATGTTAGAATATCCGTATTTGCAGAATTCATTTAATTATTTCGTGTTTTCATATTATTGCAGAGGCATGAATTTTATAGATATAATGAAATTGAAATGGTCAAATATCCTAGGAGAAAATATTTATTATACTAGGAGTAAGACAAATAAGCAATTTGTGATAAAAATACTCGAGCCAGTAAAAAAAGTGTTGATCTACTATAAAGATTTGCAATATAATTCAAATTATGTTTTTCCTATAATTGTCAATTCAAACATGACACCAACACAATTGGAAAATAGAAAGGCAAAAACGTTGAAGAAGTTTAATAAAGATCTTAAGGAGTTAGCAAAAATTGCTGGTGTTGAAAGTAATTTAACAAGTTATGTAATTCGTCATTCTTACGCTACAAACATGAAATTTCTGGGGGTATCATCGGATATTATTTCTCAGTCAATGGGACATTCTAATGTAGAAATTACACAAGCTTATTTAAAGGAATTTGAAAATGAAACGCTGGATAATGAAAATGAAAAATTATTGAATTTATGA
- a CDS encoding DUF3987 domain-containing protein, whose amino-acid sequence METDNKKLVILKNEYIPELVYKNLPRVLKNVTDIFSGRERDIVLLSSLGVLSCSIPNVYGIYDGDKVYPNLFVLIIAPPASGKGVMNFSKILVQRIHSKILEDSKLQNSICQAKKKKDKDKDFVECPQLELKIIPANISTSEMYSYLNVSKNGVLIIESEADTLSNMLKNDWSNYSDLLRKAFHHESISLSRQLDSRYIEIDEPKMSMIVSGTPDQLQPLIKSKGNGLFSRFLMYSFDEVSGFKNVFAPQTHNYKEIFEKSGNVVYDLYGKMFQLKDELLFKLTDNQYKRFLKDFMFIHKDILENHSHDVISSLHRHGLIMFRLCMILTVLRNVEEISEKSELVCSNRDFITALKIIKVVLKHAIINHNSLNDGGLSDQDEELLFSLNPSFTRKEAIKVGEELNIPQRTIDDKLKQWQKKKAIKKVEQGKYKRL is encoded by the coding sequence ATGGAAACAGATAATAAAAAACTTGTTATTCTTAAAAACGAATACATTCCAGAACTGGTATATAAAAATTTACCAAGAGTATTAAAAAATGTTACTGATATATTTTCAGGGAGAGAAAGAGATATTGTATTGCTTTCATCACTTGGTGTACTAAGCTGTAGTATTCCGAATGTATATGGTATTTATGATGGAGATAAAGTTTATCCTAACTTATTTGTTCTAATTATTGCTCCTCCTGCATCTGGCAAAGGAGTAATGAATTTTTCCAAAATATTAGTCCAAAGAATTCATTCTAAAATATTAGAAGATAGTAAACTTCAAAATTCAATTTGTCAGGCTAAAAAGAAAAAAGATAAAGACAAGGATTTTGTGGAATGTCCACAACTTGAATTAAAAATAATTCCTGCAAATATTAGTACTTCAGAAATGTATTCCTATTTGAATGTTTCAAAAAATGGAGTTTTAATTATCGAATCTGAAGCAGATACTTTGTCAAATATGCTTAAAAATGATTGGTCAAATTATAGTGATTTACTACGTAAGGCATTTCATCATGAGAGTATATCATTGAGCAGGCAATTGGATAGTAGGTATATTGAAATTGATGAGCCTAAAATGTCAATGATTGTAAGTGGTACGCCAGATCAGTTACAACCACTAATCAAATCAAAAGGGAATGGGCTTTTTAGTAGATTTTTAATGTATTCGTTTGATGAAGTTTCTGGTTTTAAAAATGTCTTTGCACCTCAAACACACAATTACAAAGAAATTTTTGAAAAATCAGGAAACGTGGTGTATGATCTCTACGGTAAAATGTTTCAATTAAAAGATGAATTATTATTTAAACTGACAGATAATCAATATAAAAGATTTCTTAAAGATTTTATGTTTATTCATAAAGACATTTTAGAAAATCATAGTCATGATGTAATTTCAAGTTTACATAGGCATGGTTTAATTATGTTTAGATTGTGTATGATTTTAACAGTCTTAAGAAATGTAGAAGAAATATCCGAGAAGTCTGAATTAGTATGCTCTAACAGAGATTTTATTACAGCTTTAAAAATAATTAAAGTTGTTTTGAAACATGCAATTATAAATCATAATTCATTAAATGATGGTGGTTTATCAGACCAGGATGAAGAACTATTGTTTTCATTAAATCCGAGTTTTACAAGAAAAGAAGCAATCAAAGTGGGTGAAGAACTTAATATTCCCCAAAGAACTATTGACGATAAATTAAAACAATGGCAAAAAAAGAAAGCCATAAAAAAAGTCGAGCAAGGTAAATATAAAAGATTGTAA
- a CDS encoding helix-turn-helix domain-containing protein, with protein sequence MEKITFNKGEDFQSVVLLPQKEILSFNEAVNYLDVSKSFLYKLTSSNKISFSKPNNKLIYFQRIDLDNWMLQNRNESIGVLQENLNNYLKSK encoded by the coding sequence ATGGAAAAAATCACTTTTAACAAAGGTGAAGATTTTCAGAGCGTAGTACTATTACCTCAAAAAGAAATCTTGAGTTTTAACGAAGCAGTTAATTATTTAGATGTATCAAAATCATTTTTGTACAAATTAACTTCATCAAACAAAATTAGTTTTTCAAAACCAAACAACAAGCTAATCTATTTTCAGCGTATTGATTTGGATAATTGGATGCTTCAAAACAGAAATGAAAGCATCGGAGTTTTACAAGAAAATTTAAACAATTATCTAAAATCTAAATGA